From Desulfobaccales bacterium, the proteins below share one genomic window:
- a CDS encoding DNA-directed RNA polymerase subunit alpha: protein MIQKNWTELIKPKRLDIEHDSLTPTYGKFSCEPLERGFGTTLGNALRRVLLSSLRGAAITGVIIRDVYHEFSAIPGVLEDVTEILLNLKQVRLKFLSDGVKTLRLEARGEGRVTAGQITTDGTVEILNPELHLATLSADGQLIMEMVAKSGKGYVPAEANKEENQPVGFIPLDASFSPIRKVNYVVTQARVGQRTDYDKLTLEVWTDGSVRPEDAVAYAAKILKDQLTLFINFPEEAEGVEERPAEEQPLLNENLYRPVTELELSVRAANCLRNANIRYIGELVQKTEQEMLKTKNFGRKSLNEIKEILQEMGLSLGMKLENFVPPDQLPERKEETP, encoded by the coding sequence ATGATTCAGAAAAACTGGACCGAGCTCATTAAACCCAAGCGCCTGGACATCGAGCACGACAGCCTCACCCCCACCTACGGCAAGTTTTCCTGTGAGCCGCTGGAGCGGGGGTTCGGCACCACCCTGGGCAACGCCTTGCGGCGGGTGCTGCTGTCGTCCTTGAGGGGTGCTGCCATCACCGGGGTCATCATCCGGGATGTCTACCACGAATTTTCGGCCATCCCCGGGGTGCTGGAGGATGTGACGGAGATCCTCCTCAACCTCAAGCAGGTGCGCCTGAAGTTTCTCTCCGACGGCGTCAAGACCCTGCGCCTTGAGGCCCGAGGGGAAGGCCGGGTCACCGCCGGCCAGATCACCACCGATGGCACGGTGGAGATTTTGAACCCGGAGTTGCACTTGGCCACCCTGTCGGCGGACGGCCAGCTCATCATGGAGATGGTGGCCAAAAGCGGCAAGGGCTATGTGCCGGCGGAGGCCAACAAGGAAGAGAACCAGCCGGTGGGGTTCATCCCCCTGGATGCCAGCTTCTCCCCCATCCGCAAGGTCAACTACGTGGTGACCCAGGCCCGGGTGGGGCAGCGCACCGACTACGACAAGCTGACGTTGGAAGTGTGGACCGACGGCAGCGTCCGGCCGGAAGATGCCGTGGCCTACGCCGCCAAGATCCTCAAGGACCAGCTCACCCTGTTCATCAACTTCCCCGAGGAGGCGGAGGGGGTGGAGGAGAGGCCGGCGGAGGAGCAGCCCCTCCTCAACGAGAACCTCTACCGCCCGGTGACGGAGCTGGAGCTGTCGGTGCGGGCCGCCAATTGCCTGCGGAACGCCAATATCCGCTATATCGGCGAGCTGGTGCAGAAGACCGAGCAGGAGATGCTCAAGACCAAAAACTTCGGGCGCAAGTCCCTCAATGAAATCAAGGAGATCCTCCAGGAGATGGGTCTGAGCCTGGGCATGAAGCTGGAAAACTTCGTGCCCCCGGACCAGCTGCCGGAGAGGAAGGAAGAGACCCCATGA
- the rpsD gene encoding 30S ribosomal protein S4 — MARYTGPSCRLCRRERMELYLKGDRCYTDKCAIKRRNTPPGMHGAGRAKISDYGLQLREKQRVKRMYGVLEKQFRGYFEKAERMKGVTGTNLLVLLERRLDNVTYRLGFANSRAQARQLVRHNHILVNGQRVNLPSYLVKVGDVIEVAERSRSLPVIRDALEAVARRGVPQWLDLDKEAARGRVSMLPTREDITMPIQEHLIVELYSK; from the coding sequence TTGGCACGATACACCGGACCCAGCTGCCGGCTCTGCCGCCGGGAGCGCATGGAACTCTATCTCAAAGGCGACCGCTGCTACACCGACAAGTGCGCCATCAAACGCCGCAACACCCCGCCGGGGATGCACGGCGCCGGGCGGGCCAAGATCTCCGATTACGGCCTGCAGCTCCGGGAAAAGCAGCGGGTCAAGCGCATGTACGGTGTGCTGGAGAAGCAGTTCCGGGGCTATTTCGAGAAGGCGGAGCGCATGAAGGGGGTCACCGGCACCAATCTTCTGGTGCTTCTGGAGCGCCGCCTGGACAACGTCACCTACCGGCTGGGGTTTGCCAATTCCCGGGCCCAGGCCCGGCAACTGGTGCGCCACAACCACATCCTGGTGAACGGGCAGCGGGTGAATCTGCCCTCCTATCTCGTCAAGGTGGGGGATGTCATCGAGGTGGCGGAGCGCAGCCGCTCCCTGCCGGTCATCCGGGACGCCCTGGAGGCCGTGGCCCGGCGGGGCGTGCCCCAGTGGCTGGACCTGGACAAGGAGGCGGCCCGGGGCCGCGTCAGCATGCTGCCCACCCGGGAAGACATCACCATGCCCATCCAGGAGCACCTCATCGTTGAGCTCTACTCCAAGTAA
- the rpsK gene encoding 30S ribosomal protein S11, whose protein sequence is MAKRPSGPRKKKEKKNVPVGVVHIKATFNNTLVTITDPAGNVVSWSSAGVQGFKGSRKGTPFAAQLAATDAAKKAMEHGMRTVDVLVKGPGSGREAAIRAIQAAGLQVSLIRDVSPIPHNGCRPPKRRRV, encoded by the coding sequence ATGGCCAAGCGACCCTCAGGCCCCCGCAAGAAGAAAGAGAAAAAGAACGTCCCCGTGGGGGTGGTGCACATCAAGGCCACCTTCAACAACACCCTGGTGACCATCACCGACCCGGCGGGCAATGTGGTCTCCTGGTCCTCGGCCGGGGTGCAGGGTTTCAAGGGCTCCCGCAAAGGCACGCCCTTTGCGGCGCAGCTCGCCGCCACCGACGCCGCCAAGAAGGCCATGGAGCACGGCATGCGCACCGTGGACGTGCTGGTCAAGGGACCGGGCTCCGGCCGGGAGGCGGCCATCCGGGCCATCCAGGCCGCCGGGCTGCAGGTGAGCCTCATTAGGGACGTCAGCCCCATCCCCCACAACGGCTGCCGCCCGCCCAAACGCCGTCGAGTCTAA
- the rpsM gene encoding 30S ribosomal protein S13, which translates to MARIAGIDLPRNKRIEIALTYIYGIGSTTAARVLREAGVDPGIKTGELTDAQITAIRQVIDSTCKVEGDLRREVSMNIKRLMDLGCYRGLRHRRGLPVRGQRTHTNARTRKGPRRSVVGKRKKG; encoded by the coding sequence TTGGCCAGAATAGCCGGCATTGACCTGCCCCGGAACAAACGGATTGAGATCGCCCTGACCTACATCTACGGCATCGGCAGCACCACCGCGGCCCGGGTGCTCCGGGAGGCGGGGGTGGACCCCGGCATCAAGACCGGGGAGCTCACCGACGCCCAGATCACCGCCATCCGCCAGGTCATCGACTCCACCTGCAAGGTGGAGGGGGATCTCAGGCGGGAAGTCTCCATGAACATCAAGCGCCTCATGGACCTGGGCTGTTACCGGGGCCTGAGGCACCGCCGGGGTCTGCCGGTCAGGGGGCAGCGCACCCACACCAACGCCCGCACCCGCAAGGGCCCCCGGCGCAGCGTGGTGGGCAAACGCAAGAAAGGATAA
- the rpmJ gene encoding 50S ribosomal protein L36: MKVKPSVKKICVKCKIIKRKGVVRVICENPKHKQRQG, translated from the coding sequence ATGAAAGTGAAACCCTCAGTGAAAAAGATCTGTGTGAAATGCAAGATCATCAAACGCAAGGGCGTGGTGCGGGTGATCTGTGAGAACCCCAAGCACAAGCAGCGCCAGGGTTAA
- the infA gene encoding translation initiation factor IF-1: MPKEDAIEVEGKVIEPLPNAMFRVELPNGHRVLAHISGKMRMHYIKILPGDKVIVELSPYDLNRGRIVYRVK, encoded by the coding sequence ATGCCCAAAGAAGACGCCATTGAAGTGGAAGGCAAGGTCATCGAACCTTTGCCCAACGCCATGTTCCGGGTGGAACTGCCCAACGGGCATCGCGTCCTGGCCCACATCTCCGGGAAGATGCGCATGCACTACATCAAGATCCTCCCCGGGGACAAGGTCATTGTGGAGTTGTCCCCCTATGATCTCAACCGGGGGCGCATCGTCTATCGGGTGAAATAA
- the map gene encoding type I methionyl aminopeptidase: MILLKSPAEIAKMEAASRIVAEILAEVQTRVKPGVETRELDELAEELCRRHKVEPAFKGYRGYPASLCVSVNEEVVHGIPGRRKLKAGDLVSLDFGVRRDGFYGDAAVTLAVGEVSPQAQLLMKATEESLYAAIEQARPGNRLSDLSHATQTVVESYGFSVIRQFVGHGIGRSLHEDPQIPNFGPPGRGPILKPGMTLAIEPMTAAGSWEVKILADGWTAVTQDGSLAAHFEHTVAVTERGPLILSRI, encoded by the coding sequence ATGATCTTGTTGAAATCCCCCGCCGAGATCGCCAAGATGGAGGCGGCCAGCCGCATTGTGGCCGAAATCCTGGCGGAGGTGCAGACCCGGGTGAAGCCCGGGGTGGAGACCCGGGAACTGGACGAACTGGCGGAGGAGCTCTGCCGCCGCCATAAGGTGGAGCCGGCCTTCAAGGGCTACCGGGGCTATCCGGCTTCCCTGTGCGTCTCGGTGAACGAGGAAGTGGTGCACGGCATCCCGGGCCGGCGCAAGCTCAAGGCCGGCGACCTGGTGAGCCTGGATTTCGGGGTGCGCCGGGACGGCTTCTATGGGGACGCGGCGGTGACCCTGGCGGTGGGGGAGGTGAGCCCCCAGGCCCAGCTGTTGATGAAGGCCACCGAGGAGTCCCTCTACGCCGCCATCGAGCAGGCCCGGCCGGGAAACCGCCTGTCGGACCTGTCCCACGCCACCCAGACGGTGGTGGAGTCGTACGGCTTTTCGGTGATCCGGCAGTTTGTGGGGCACGGCATCGGCCGCTCCCTGCATGAGGACCCCCAGATCCCCAACTTCGGGCCGCCCGGGAGGGGGCCGATCCTCAAGCCCGGCATGACCCTGGCCATCGAGCCCATGACTGCCGCGGGCTCCTGGGAGGTGAAGATCCTGGCGGACGGTTGGACCGCGGTGACCCAGGACGGCTCCCTGGCGGCCCACTTCGAGCACACCGTGGCGGTGACGGAGCGGGGCCCCTTGATTTTGAGTAGAATTTAG
- a CDS encoding adenylate kinase produces MNLILLGGPGAGKGTQAKKLIDKYQIPQISTGDILRAAVKEGTEMGKKAKEYMDAGKLVPDEVVIGIIKDRLAQPDCKKGFILDGFPRTVPQAEALDKVLADLGSKIDHVISIDVDEEELVTRLTGRRTCKNPDCGQMYHIKFNPPKKEGVCDKCGSELYQRDDDNEATVRSRLATYNQATKPLIDYYQAKGLLRPIKGVGSIDDIFNQICKILG; encoded by the coding sequence ATGAATCTGATTCTGTTGGGGGGCCCCGGCGCGGGCAAAGGCACGCAGGCGAAGAAGCTGATCGACAAGTACCAGATTCCGCAGATCTCCACCGGCGACATCCTCCGGGCCGCAGTGAAGGAAGGCACGGAGATGGGCAAGAAGGCCAAGGAATACATGGACGCCGGCAAGCTGGTGCCCGATGAGGTGGTCATCGGCATCATCAAGGACCGGCTGGCCCAGCCTGACTGCAAGAAGGGCTTCATCCTGGACGGCTTTCCCCGCACCGTGCCGCAGGCCGAGGCGCTGGACAAGGTGCTGGCGGACCTGGGCTCCAAGATCGACCACGTCATCAGCATTGACGTGGACGAAGAAGAGCTGGTGACCCGCCTCACCGGCCGGCGCACCTGCAAGAACCCCGACTGCGGTCAGATGTATCACATCAAGTTCAACCCCCCGAAGAAGGAGGGGGTGTGCGACAAGTGCGGCAGCGAGCTCTACCAGCGGGATGACGACAACGAAGCCACGGTGCGCAGCCGCCTGGCCACCTACAACCAGGCCACCAAGCCCCTCATCGACTACTATCAGGCCAAGGGGCTTTTGCGGCCCATTAAGGGCGTGGGCTCCATTGACGACATCTTCAACCAGATCTGCAAGATTCTGGGCTAA
- the secY gene encoding preprotein translocase subunit SecY, translated as MASGLYNIGKIPELKRRILFTLLMLAVYRIGCFIPTPGIDADALMAFFARQQRTIFGLFDMFSGGALERLSVFALGIMPYISAAIIMELLKVVIPAIDKLYKEGEAGIKKIKQYTRYGTVVIAAIQALGISIALEGMGGLEGGAGAPVVANPGWAFRLMTIITLTSGTAFIMWQGEMITERGIGNGISLIIFAGIVARLPSAIIKSGELIRAGELSPLVMLLLVLMMIAVVGAIVFVERGQRRIPVQYARRVVGRRMLGGQTTHLPLKLNVSGVIPPIFASSLLMFPATISSFIRVEWVKNMVDAITPGHVLHDVLYVALIIFFCYFYTAVTFNPVDVAENLKKWGGYIPGIRPGRSTADYLDRILSRLTLSGALYVSAVCVLPTILIARFNVPFYFGGTALLIVVGVAMDTMAQIESHMLTRHYEGFMKKRMSRVRR; from the coding sequence TTGGCCAGCGGCTTGTACAATATCGGCAAGATCCCGGAGCTGAAGCGGCGCATCCTCTTCACGCTCCTGATGCTGGCCGTCTATCGCATCGGCTGCTTCATCCCCACCCCGGGGATCGACGCCGACGCCCTGATGGCCTTTTTCGCCCGGCAGCAGCGCACCATCTTCGGGCTCTTTGACATGTTCTCCGGGGGCGCCCTGGAGCGGCTGAGCGTCTTCGCCCTGGGGATCATGCCCTACATCAGCGCCGCCATCATCATGGAGCTCCTGAAAGTGGTCATTCCGGCCATCGACAAGCTCTACAAAGAGGGCGAAGCGGGCATCAAGAAGATCAAGCAATACACCCGCTACGGCACGGTGGTCATCGCCGCCATCCAGGCCTTAGGGATCAGCATTGCTCTCGAAGGCATGGGCGGCCTGGAGGGCGGTGCAGGCGCGCCGGTGGTGGCCAACCCGGGGTGGGCCTTCCGCCTCATGACCATCATCACCCTGACCAGCGGCACCGCCTTTATCATGTGGCAGGGCGAGATGATCACCGAGCGGGGCATCGGCAACGGCATCAGCCTCATCATCTTCGCCGGCATCGTGGCCCGCCTGCCCTCGGCCATCATCAAAAGCGGCGAGCTCATCCGGGCCGGGGAGCTTTCACCCCTGGTGATGCTCCTTCTGGTCCTCATGATGATCGCAGTGGTGGGGGCCATCGTCTTTGTGGAGCGGGGCCAGCGCCGCATTCCGGTGCAGTATGCCCGCCGGGTGGTGGGCCGGCGCATGCTGGGAGGCCAGACCACCCACCTGCCCCTGAAGCTCAACGTCTCCGGCGTCATTCCGCCCATCTTCGCCTCGTCGCTCCTGATGTTCCCCGCCACCATCAGCAGCTTCATCCGGGTGGAGTGGGTGAAGAACATGGTGGACGCCATCACCCCGGGACACGTGCTCCACGATGTGCTCTATGTGGCCCTGATCATCTTTTTCTGCTATTTCTACACCGCAGTGACCTTCAACCCGGTGGACGTGGCGGAGAACTTAAAGAAGTGGGGGGGCTATATCCCCGGCATCCGGCCCGGGCGCTCCACCGCCGATTATCTGGACCGCATCCTTTCCCGCCTCACCTTAAGCGGGGCCCTTTATGTCTCGGCGGTGTGCGTGCTCCCCACCATCCTCATCGCCCGTTTCAATGTGCCCTTTTACTTCGGGGGCACCGCCCTTCTCATCGTGGTGGGGGTGGCCATGGACACCATGGCCCAGATCGAATCGCATATGCTCACCCGTCATTACGAGGGGTTCATGAAAAAACGCATGAGCCGGGTACGGCGCTGA
- the rplO gene encoding 50S ribosomal protein L15 produces MKLDELFPSPGAKRPKKRVGRGPSSGSGKTASRGTKGQRSRAGGGVRPGFEGGQMPLIRRLPKRGFTNIFGQDYKVVNLRDLVRFAPDSVVDEEALRRAGLVKGTGGRIKLLGQGEITMPLTVRVHAVSAQAKAKIEAAGGKVEVV; encoded by the coding sequence ATGAAGCTGGATGAACTGTTTCCGTCCCCGGGTGCCAAGCGCCCCAAGAAGCGGGTGGGGCGGGGGCCCTCCTCCGGCAGCGGCAAGACCGCCAGCCGGGGCACCAAAGGCCAGCGCTCCCGGGCCGGCGGCGGGGTCAGGCCCGGTTTTGAGGGCGGCCAGATGCCCCTCATCCGGCGCCTGCCCAAACGGGGCTTCACCAATATCTTCGGGCAGGACTACAAGGTGGTGAACTTGAGGGACCTGGTGCGCTTTGCCCCGGACAGCGTGGTGGATGAAGAGGCCCTGCGCCGGGCCGGCCTGGTGAAGGGCACCGGCGGCCGCATCAAGCTGTTGGGCCAGGGCGAGATCACCATGCCCCTGACGGTGAGGGTGCATGCCGTGAGCGCCCAGGCCAAGGCCAAGATCGAGGCCGCCGGCGGCAAGGTGGAGGTCGTCTAG
- the rpmD gene encoding 50S ribosomal protein L30 — protein MMLEITLKKSPIGRVPAHRKTVKALGLTKLNKTVRLKETPAILGMVRQVGYLVEVRRVPAEELGHEAG, from the coding sequence ATGATGCTGGAAATCACCCTGAAAAAAAGCCCCATCGGCCGGGTGCCGGCGCACCGCAAGACGGTGAAGGCCCTGGGGCTCACCAAGCTCAATAAAACGGTGCGGCTCAAGGAGACCCCCGCCATTTTAGGCATGGTCCGGCAGGTGGGCTATCTTGTGGAGGTGCGCCGGGTGCCGGCGGAGGAGTTGGGCCATGAAGCTGGATGA
- the rpsE gene encoding 30S ribosomal protein S5, with protein MFENEVSEAQLIDKVVSINRVAKVVKGGRRFRFSAVVVVGDGQGRVGAGLGKAQEVPEAIRKAMEQAKKSMIRVPIINNTIPYMVTGEYGSGRVLLRPAAEGTGVIAGGPVRAVVEVAGIKNVLTKCIGSHNPHNAVKATMEALRQLAAPEEVAQRRNKPLAELLA; from the coding sequence TTGTTCGAGAACGAGGTATCCGAAGCACAACTCATCGACAAGGTGGTGAGCATCAACCGGGTCGCCAAGGTGGTGAAGGGCGGCCGGCGGTTCCGTTTCAGTGCCGTGGTGGTGGTGGGCGACGGCCAGGGCCGGGTGGGGGCCGGACTGGGCAAGGCCCAGGAAGTGCCGGAGGCCATCCGCAAGGCCATGGAGCAGGCCAAAAAGAGCATGATCCGGGTGCCCATCATCAACAACACCATCCCCTACATGGTGACGGGCGAATACGGCTCCGGGCGGGTGCTGCTGCGGCCCGCGGCGGAAGGCACCGGGGTCATCGCCGGCGGGCCGGTGCGAGCGGTGGTGGAGGTGGCCGGTATCAAGAACGTGCTCACCAAGTGCATCGGGTCCCACAACCCCCACAATGCCGTCAAGGCCACCATGGAGGCCTTGCGCCAGCTGGCAGCCCCCGAAGAGGTGGCCCAGCGGCGCAACAAGCCCTTGGCCGAACTGCTGGCGTAA
- the rplR gene encoding 50S ribosomal protein L18 encodes MGKTNLRLAMRLKRKRRIRKKISGTPERPRLSVFRSASHIYGQIIDDTRGHTLAAASTLSPELKDQIAGLKKVEAAKLVGKLLAEKARLAGVERVIFDRNGFLYHGRVKALADSAREHGLIF; translated from the coding sequence ATGGGCAAGACCAATCTCAGACTGGCGATGCGCCTGAAGCGCAAGCGGCGCATCCGCAAGAAGATCAGCGGCACTCCGGAACGCCCCCGGCTGAGCGTGTTTCGGAGCGCCTCCCATATCTACGGCCAGATCATCGACGACACCCGGGGACACACCCTGGCGGCGGCGTCCACCTTGAGCCCGGAACTCAAGGACCAAATCGCCGGCCTCAAGAAAGTGGAGGCGGCCAAGCTGGTGGGCAAGCTCCTGGCGGAGAAGGCCCGCCTGGCCGGGGTGGAGCGGGTGATCTTCGACCGCAACGGTTTTCTCTATCACGGCCGGGTCAAAGCCCTGGCCGACAGCGCCCGGGAACACGGGCTCATCTTTTAG
- the rplF gene encoding 50S ribosomal protein L6, which translates to MSRIGKKPIPLPQGVKIKLEDGTLTVTGALGTLSRPLPPRVRLEVGDAEARVVPVDDSRLSRSAWGLARTLINNMVVGVSQGFTKVLEIVGTGYKVEAKGDTLSFSLGYSRPVEFPLPPGISANVMEKGTRVELKGFDKEQLGQTCANLRSLRPPDAYKGKGVRLMGERLRKKVGKAGGR; encoded by the coding sequence ATGTCGCGCATCGGCAAGAAACCCATCCCCCTGCCGCAGGGGGTGAAGATCAAGCTGGAGGACGGCACCCTCACGGTGACCGGGGCCCTGGGCACCTTAAGCCGGCCCCTGCCGCCCCGGGTGCGCCTGGAGGTGGGCGACGCCGAGGCCCGGGTGGTGCCGGTGGACGACAGCCGCCTGAGCCGCTCGGCCTGGGGCCTGGCCCGCACCCTGATCAACAACATGGTGGTGGGCGTGAGCCAGGGCTTCACCAAGGTGCTGGAGATCGTGGGCACCGGCTACAAGGTGGAGGCCAAAGGGGATACCCTGAGCTTCAGCCTGGGCTACTCCCGGCCGGTGGAGTTCCCTCTGCCCCCGGGCATCAGCGCCAATGTCATGGAGAAGGGCACCCGGGTGGAGCTCAAGGGCTTCGACAAGGAGCAGTTGGGCCAGACCTGTGCCAATTTGCGCAGCTTACGGCCGCCCGATGCCTACAAGGGCAAAGGGGTCAGGCTGATGGGCGAGCGGCTGCGCAAGAAGGTGGGCAAGGCCGGCGGCCGCTAA
- the rpsH gene encoding 30S ribosomal protein S8, translating into MSMTDPLADMLTRIRNAGKAGFDKVDIPASRMKIALARIFKDEGYIKNYKVIKDNRQGILRVYLKYDEHNRPLIQGIERVSRPGCRVYRGWEELPRVQGGLGVAVVSTNKGVLTDRQARKLKVGGEVLCQIW; encoded by the coding sequence ATGAGCATGACCGACCCCCTCGCCGATATGCTGACCCGCATCCGCAACGCCGGCAAAGCGGGCTTTGACAAGGTGGACATCCCCGCCTCCCGCATGAAGATCGCCTTGGCCCGCATCTTCAAGGATGAGGGCTACATCAAGAATTACAAGGTGATCAAGGACAACCGCCAGGGGATTTTGCGGGTCTATCTCAAGTACGACGAGCACAATCGGCCCCTCATCCAGGGGATCGAGCGGGTGAGCCGGCCGGGTTGCCGGGTCTACCGGGGCTGGGAGGAGCTCCCCCGGGTCCAGGGGGGCTTGGGGGTGGCGGTGGTGTCCACCAACAAGGGCGTGCTCACCGACCGCCAGGCCCGCAAGCTCAAGGTGGGCGGCGAAGTCTTGTGCCAGATCTGGTAA
- a CDS encoding type Z 30S ribosomal protein S14 — protein MAKKSLIAKAKRPPKFAVRAYHRCPLCGRPRAFLRKFGICRICFRTMALRGEIPGVIKSSW, from the coding sequence ATGGCCAAGAAATCGCTCATCGCCAAGGCCAAGCGGCCCCCCAAGTTTGCGGTCCGGGCCTATCATCGCTGCCCCTTGTGCGGGCGGCCCCGGGCTTTCCTGCGGAAGTTCGGCATCTGCCGCATCTGCTTCCGCACCATGGCCCTCAGGGGGGAAATCCCCGGGGTCATCAAGTCCAGCTGGTGA
- the rplE gene encoding 50S ribosomal protein L5 encodes MKPRLLDHYREVVVPRMMQEFRYKSPMQVPKLEKIVINMGLGEAIQNIKILESAQAELAAITGQKPVVTRARRSIAAFKLREGMPIGCMVTLRKDRMYAFLDKLMNVVLPRVRDFRGVSDKGFDGRGNYTLGIREQIIFPEIDYDKIDKIKGMNITIVTTATTDAEGKQLLSLLGMPFRR; translated from the coding sequence ATCAAGCCCCGGCTCCTGGACCATTACCGGGAGGTGGTGGTCCCCCGGATGATGCAGGAGTTCCGCTACAAAAGCCCCATGCAGGTCCCCAAGCTGGAGAAGATCGTCATCAACATGGGGCTGGGGGAGGCCATCCAGAACATCAAGATCCTGGAGTCGGCCCAGGCGGAGCTGGCCGCCATCACCGGCCAGAAGCCGGTGGTCACCCGGGCCCGGCGCTCCATCGCCGCCTTCAAGCTTCGGGAAGGCATGCCCATCGGCTGCATGGTGACCCTGCGCAAAGATCGCATGTACGCCTTCCTGGACAAGCTGATGAACGTGGTGCTCCCCCGGGTGCGGGACTTTCGGGGCGTGAGCGACAAGGGTTTCGACGGCCGGGGGAATTACACCCTGGGAATCCGGGAGCAGATCATCTTCCCGGAGATCGACTACGACAAGATTGACAAGATCAAAGGCATGAACATCACCATCGTCACCACCGCGACCACCGACGCGGAAGGCAAACAGCTGTTGTCCCTGTTGGGCATGCCGTTCAGGAGATAG
- the rplX gene encoding 50S ribosomal protein L24 has product MPKAKKKPIEPQRIRLKKNDLVEVIAGKEKGKTGKILKVLREKNRVLVEKVNLIKRHTRPSPQTGQGGIVEKEAPLHVSNVMLICPKCATATRFRLTVTGEGKKARVCRKCKELIDG; this is encoded by the coding sequence ATGCCCAAGGCGAAGAAGAAGCCCATTGAGCCTCAGCGCATCCGCCTGAAGAAGAACGACCTGGTGGAGGTCATCGCCGGCAAAGAGAAGGGCAAGACCGGCAAGATCCTCAAGGTGCTCCGGGAAAAGAACCGGGTGCTGGTGGAGAAGGTGAACCTCATCAAACGCCACACCCGGCCCAGCCCCCAGACCGGCCAGGGCGGCATCGTGGAGAAGGAGGCGCCGTTGCACGTCTCCAACGTCATGCTCATCTGCCCCAAGTGCGCCACTGCCACCCGCTTCCGCCTGACGGTGACGGGGGAGGGCAAGAAGGCCCGGGTCTGCCGGAAGTGCAAGGAGCTCATCGATGGCTGA
- the rplN gene encoding 50S ribosomal protein L14 → MIQVQTQLTVADNSGAKRLMCIRVLGGTKRRYARVGDIIVVSVKEALPHSKVKKGDVMRAVVVRTVKETKRPDGSYIKFDDNSAVLINQAGDPIGTRIFGPVARELRARRFMKIISLAPEVL, encoded by the coding sequence ATGATCCAGGTTCAGACCCAACTGACGGTGGCCGACAACTCCGGGGCCAAGCGCCTCATGTGCATCCGGGTGCTGGGCGGCACGAAGAGGCGCTACGCCCGGGTGGGCGACATCATCGTGGTGTCGGTGAAGGAGGCCCTGCCGCACTCCAAGGTGAAGAAGGGCGACGTCATGCGGGCCGTGGTGGTGCGCACCGTCAAAGAGACCAAACGGCCCGACGGCTCCTACATCAAGTTTGACGACAACTCGGCGGTGCTCATCAACCAGGCGGGGGACCCCATCGGCACCCGTATCTTCGGCCCGGTGGCCCGGGAACTGAGGGCCCGGCGCTTCATGAAGATCATCTCCCTGGCGCCGGAGGTGCTCTAG
- the rpsQ gene encoding 30S ribosomal protein S17 translates to MVAEERLEEQKRPQGVRKTRVGVVVSDKMDKTVVVEVKRLEAHPLYKKIIRRRKKFKAHDPDNACRVGDKVLIEETRPLSRDKRWRVKEILEKAR, encoded by the coding sequence ATGGTAGCAGAAGAGCGGCTTGAGGAGCAGAAGCGCCCCCAGGGCGTGCGCAAGACCCGGGTGGGCGTGGTGGTCTCCGACAAGATGGACAAGACCGTGGTGGTGGAGGTCAAGCGGCTGGAAGCCCACCCCCTGTACAAAAAAATCATCCGGAGACGCAAGAAATTCAAGGCTCATGACCCCGACAACGCCTGCCGGGTGGGGGACAAGGTGCTCATCGAGGAGACCAGGCCCCTGTCCCGGGACAAGCGCTGGCGGGTGAAGGAGATCCTGGAGAAGGCCCGCTAG
- the rpmC gene encoding 50S ribosomal protein L29, translating into MKAADLRELTVEELAAKLKELSEELFNLQFQHQANQLDNTARLGQTRKDIARVKTVLREKTGRTW; encoded by the coding sequence ATGAAGGCGGCGGATCTGAGAGAGCTGACGGTGGAGGAGCTGGCCGCCAAGCTGAAGGAGCTCTCCGAGGAGCTCTTCAACCTCCAGTTTCAGCACCAGGCCAACCAACTGGATAACACCGCCCGGCTGGGTCAGACCAGGAAAGACATCGCCCGGGTGAAGACGGTGCTGAGGGAAAAGACGGGGCGGACATGGTAG